The Acidobacteriota bacterium genome contains a region encoding:
- a CDS encoding PEGA domain-containing protein, whose protein sequence is MRIKSPLMVVLLIVAALAVSAQPSEAQARRSRGGHGGVRAGAHVAAGVAIGGLLGWYVDSRYAMGDAQWYPPYGYQPRGPYPPYRYRFVDTSAEVRVDVKPSSAEVYVDGYFAGNVSDFDGFFDRLYLSAGAHEIVVYEDGFRSLVRRMYFAPRSSLRIRGTLERLGPGDPFEPRPVPADAPQGIGDEPADAYAPPPMRDDQARGQMPRRPAAEDVSLGQVTVRVQPFDADVVIDGELWQRAQGLDRLVVSLPVGPHRIDVRKPGFVPFTTEVAVKAGETVSLNVSLSDRK, encoded by the coding sequence ATGCGAATCAAGAGTCCCCTGATGGTCGTCCTGCTGATCGTGGCGGCGCTGGCCGTGTCGGCCCAGCCCTCCGAGGCCCAGGCGCGTCGATCGCGCGGCGGGCATGGCGGCGTTCGCGCCGGAGCGCACGTCGCGGCTGGCGTGGCCATTGGCGGCCTGTTGGGTTGGTATGTCGATTCGCGGTACGCCATGGGGGATGCACAGTGGTACCCGCCGTACGGCTATCAGCCGCGTGGACCCTATCCGCCGTACCGGTATCGGTTCGTGGACACGTCGGCGGAGGTGAGGGTTGACGTAAAGCCTTCGTCGGCCGAGGTGTACGTCGACGGCTACTTCGCGGGCAACGTGAGCGATTTCGACGGGTTCTTCGATCGCCTGTATCTGTCGGCTGGCGCACACGAGATCGTCGTGTACGAGGACGGGTTTCGAAGCCTCGTCCGCCGAATGTACTTCGCCCCTCGCTCGAGCCTGAGGATCCGCGGGACCCTCGAACGGCTGGGCCCGGGCGATCCGTTCGAACCGCGGCCCGTTCCGGCCGACGCGCCGCAAGGCATCGGCGACGAGCCCGCCGACGCCTATGCGCCTCCGCCTATGCGCGATGACCAGGCTCGGGGCCAGATGCCGCGCCGGCCGGCTGCCGAGGACGTGTCGCTGGGCCAGGTAACGGTCCGCGTGCAGCCGTTTGATGCCGATGTCGTCATTGACGGCGAGCTCTGGCAGCGCGCGCAGGGCCTCGATCGGCTCGTCGTCAGCCTGCCTGTCGGGCCTCACAGGATTGATGTCCGCAAGCCGGGCTTCGTGCCCTTCACCACGGAGGTCGCGGTCAAGGCTGGCGAGACCGTATCGCTGAACGTCAGCTTGAGCGATCGAAAGTAG
- a CDS encoding DEAD/DEAH box helicase: MPFSSLKLDPTLLKAIKELGYTRPTPVQAEAIPPALAGQDILACAMTGSGKTAAFLLPVISGLIGRPRKTTRALVLTPTRELAVQILEALNDLAVHTPVTGAAIIGGLGMGPQEHAFRSGVDVLIATPGRLLDHTRHPYAKLAGLEYLVLDEADRMLDMGFLPDIRRILRLLPTRRQTLFFSATMPAPILSLAHELLRSPATIQLERKQAPAIGITHAVYPVQQHLKSALLVALLQRGDIQDALVFTRTKHRANRLADYLVQRGVSAERIHGNRSQGQRTAALAGFKSGRHRVLVATDIAARGIDVQELGHVVNFDVPKVPDDYIHRVGRTGRADAVGDAFTFVSREDEPDLRRIEQAIGKRLPRVTVPDFDYNAVAKERLEIPLAERLAAMRAARRPRGQSGPRTNARPGHGVSSHARPGWPGRGPLAPGGPRPGPSGSGGPSRHPGGRGRQR, from the coding sequence GTGCCATTCAGCAGCCTGAAACTGGACCCCACTCTGCTCAAGGCGATCAAGGAACTCGGCTACACGCGCCCGACGCCGGTGCAGGCCGAGGCGATTCCTCCTGCGCTGGCTGGGCAGGACATCCTGGCCTGTGCCATGACCGGCAGCGGGAAGACCGCCGCGTTCCTGCTCCCGGTGATCAGCGGCCTGATCGGCCGGCCGCGCAAGACGACTCGCGCGCTGGTGCTCACGCCGACGCGAGAACTGGCGGTGCAGATTCTCGAGGCGCTCAACGATCTGGCGGTCCATACGCCGGTGACGGGCGCGGCCATCATCGGCGGCCTCGGCATGGGACCGCAGGAACATGCGTTCCGCAGCGGGGTCGACGTGCTCATCGCCACGCCTGGACGGCTGCTCGATCACACGCGGCACCCGTACGCCAAGCTCGCCGGTCTCGAGTACCTCGTGCTCGACGAGGCGGATCGGATGCTCGACATGGGATTTCTGCCCGACATCCGACGCATCCTCCGCCTTCTGCCAACGCGCCGGCAGACGTTGTTCTTCAGCGCCACGATGCCCGCGCCGATTCTCTCGCTCGCGCACGAACTGCTGCGGTCGCCAGCAACCATCCAGCTCGAGCGAAAACAGGCGCCGGCGATCGGCATTACACACGCGGTGTACCCGGTGCAGCAGCACCTGAAGTCGGCGCTCCTGGTCGCGCTGCTCCAGCGCGGTGACATTCAGGACGCGCTGGTCTTCACGCGCACCAAGCACCGGGCCAATCGCCTGGCCGACTATCTCGTCCAGCGCGGCGTCTCGGCGGAACGGATTCACGGGAATCGATCCCAAGGGCAGCGGACTGCGGCGCTGGCCGGGTTCAAGAGCGGCAGGCACCGCGTCCTGGTGGCCACCGACATCGCGGCACGCGGGATTGACGTGCAGGAACTCGGGCACGTGGTGAATTTCGACGTGCCCAAGGTGCCCGACGACTACATCCATCGCGTCGGCCGGACAGGGCGGGCCGATGCGGTCGGCGATGCCTTCACGTTCGTCTCGCGCGAGGATGAACCCGATCTGCGTCGGATCGAGCAGGCGATTGGCAAACGCCTGCCACGCGTCACTGTCCCCGATTTCGACTACAACGCGGTGGCGAAGGAGCGACTCGAGATTCCCCTGGCCGAACGCCTCGCCGCGATGCGCGCCGCCAGGAGGCCCCGCGGCCAATCGGGGCCGCGGACCAACGCCCGTCCGGGCCACGGTGTCAGTTCACACGCGCGGCCTGGATGGCCTGGGCGGGGACCGCTCGCGCCCGGCGGCCCACGACCTGGCCCGTCTGGCTCCGGCGGACCGTCGCGTCATCCCGGAGGACGCGGCCGCCAGCGGTAA
- a CDS encoding septum formation initiator family protein — protein MASAQARGRTGAAKRLLLLMSIAVVAFVLLVGVPEYFSLVDSRDRARTLAIEIARRRQDNAALREQVRRLREDPAAIEDVARRELGMVRRGEILFIIKDVPKPKS, from the coding sequence GTGGCTAGCGCGCAGGCGCGAGGCAGGACCGGTGCCGCGAAGCGGCTGCTGTTACTGATGAGCATCGCGGTCGTGGCGTTTGTCCTGCTGGTCGGCGTGCCCGAGTATTTCAGCCTGGTGGACTCGCGTGATCGGGCCCGCACGCTGGCCATCGAGATCGCCCGGCGCCGTCAGGACAACGCGGCACTTCGCGAGCAGGTGCGACGCCTGAGAGAAGACCCCGCCGCCATCGAGGATGTGGCCAGGCGCGAACTGGGAATGGTCCGCCGCGGTGAAATCCTGTTCATCATCAAGGACGTCCCGAAGCCCAAGTCCTGA